A region from the Lolium perenne isolate Kyuss_39 chromosome 4, Kyuss_2.0, whole genome shotgun sequence genome encodes:
- the LOC127295515 gene encoding F-box protein At5g46170-like, whose translation MQSRHRVFAEDLLLAQLQGDDHFDNVPDSLVLIIFNKLADARSLGRCAAVSRRFNSLVPLVDDACLRIDRVISSDAADDALGVSGAGAQRQRTGVFSGLLKTVLSAVLKPFGHCDAGARSGHGHGKHAPHHSPAQVLKNFSSIRNLRMELPVSDVGTDDGVLLKWKAVFGSTLQTCVILGGTKLDHAAPHTPPPPTTAPDHEQQGDGSIPESFYTNGGLKLRVVWTISSLIAAATRHYLLREIVKEHPTLQRVDLTDAHGQGTLCMERAQLKEFTDKPLAAAAAANRTQVPACNMKLRYAPMLELSDGTRIQGATLVVIKPVGETGGIGAGRKDLDDFVADAFDGPFREAVAMLSKRRTYLLEMNGF comes from the coding sequence ATGCAGTCCAGGCACCGTGTCTTCGCCGAGGACCTGCTCCTCGCGCAGCTCCAAGGCGACGACCACTTCGACAACGTCCCGGACTCCCTCGTCCTCATCATCTTCAACAAGCTCGCCGACGCGCGCTCCCTCGGCCGCTGCGCCGCCGTCTCCAGGCGCTTCAACTCCCTCGTTCCGCTCGTCGACGACGCCTGCCTCCGCATCGACCGCGTCATCAGCTCCGACGCCGCCGACGACGCGCTCGGCGTCTCTGGAGCCGGCGCCCAGCGCCAGCGCACCGGCGTCTTCTCCGGCCTCCTCAAGACCGTGCTCTCCGCCGTGCTCAAGCCCTTCGGCCACTGCGACGCCGGCGCCAGGTCCGGCCACGGCCACGGCAAGCACGCGCCGCACCACTCGCCCGCGCaggtgctcaagaacttcagcagCATCCGCAACCTCCGCATGGAGCTCCCCGTCTCCGACGTCGGCACCGACGACGGCGTGCTCCTCAAGTGGAAGGCCGTCTTCGGCAGCACGCTCCAGACCTgcgtcatcctcggcggcaccaaGCTGGACCACGCCGCCCCACACACCCCACCTCCACCCACCACGGCACCCGACCACGAACAGCAGGGCGACGGCAGCATCCCGGAGTCCTTCTACACCAACGGCGGCCTCAAGCTGCGCGTGGTCTGGACCATCAGCTCCCTCATCGCCGCCGCCACCAGGCACTACCTCCTCCGCGAGATCGTCAAGGAGCACCCCACGCTGCAGCGCGTCGACCTCACCGACGCGCACGGACAGGGCACGCTCTGCATGGAGCGCGCCCAGCTCAAGGAGTTCACCGACAagccgctcgccgccgccgcggcggccAACCGCACCCAGGTGCCGGCCTGCAACATGAAGCTCCGCTACGCGCCCATGCTCGAGCTCTCCGACGGGACCAGGATCCAGGGCGCCACGCTCGTCGTCATCAAGCCCGTCGGCGAGACCGGCGGCATCGGAGCCGGACGCAAGGACCTCGACGACTTCGTCGCCGACGCCTTCGACGGGCCTTTCAGGGAGGCCGTGGCCATGCTCAGCAAGCGCCGCACCTACCTCCTAGAGATGAACGGCTTCTAG